Proteins from a single region of Phycisphaeraceae bacterium D3-23:
- the glgP gene encoding alpha-glucan family phosphorylase, producing MSTPEFASIERFDVEPRLPESLEGLRMIANNLWWSWQSDAVDLFIQLDPTLWRSTRHCPSAMLKLVDQHRLDELANDTVYRAAIDAVVKNLEQHKWQPGWMQRNNHTGDDSAGTIAYFCAEFALTESLRIYSGGLGVLAGDHLKSASDLGLPLIAVGLLYRHGYFQQYLTADGWQMEDRPRQDFDKLPVTPVTHDNGEPVRVTVRLPKRDVTVALWKAEVGRVPLYLLDTDLPENESADREITAQLYGGDMDMRIRQEVVLGIGGVRALEAIGIRPEVCHMNEGHSAFLALERIRRLIEEHNLPFDEARQAAMASHVFTTHTPVPAGIDRFPAELVRSYMAEYHDSLRLDMEGLLALGRDDVFNKDEPFSMATLAIRTSDWCNGVSALHGEVSRTMWQRIWPGVPAQEVPIGHVTNGVHTGTWLARPIAQALDAQGQTDETLSAQSEEKRFAGIHDVADEALWSIHEDRRRKLIDYTKRDDPTRPARLGPVRHADNDLDPNALTIGFARRFATYKRGDLFLRDADRLVRLLRDTDRPIQFVIAGKAHPADGGGKAIIQQLVRFTHEHGLAGRIVFLENYNMHVARYLVQGCDVWLNNPRRGMEASGTSGMKAALNGVLNCSILDGWWDEAYTPEVGWAIGYREDQPNPDTADDIESRSLYALLENTIIPMFYDRDAQGVPRRWVAMMKDCIAKLGRDYNTSRMVGQYAQQFYLPAMRRQHALMADGLEKSVARSAQKDKLRAAWPSVKFVSVNTQGDVPIQQGQPMHIEAAVALAGLAPEDVRVQALVGPLDDAGVIQDARCIDLSYTDGDQGNARYLLDLATDRCGGFGVALRVVPGGELLQGVTEPGLIRWHGEPVVEPKPKRVLEPAL from the coding sequence ATGTCGACCCCCGAATTCGCCAGCATCGAACGCTTTGATGTCGAGCCCCGACTGCCCGAATCGCTGGAAGGCCTGCGCATGATCGCCAACAACCTCTGGTGGTCGTGGCAGAGCGACGCCGTGGACCTCTTCATCCAGCTCGACCCCACGCTCTGGCGATCGACGCGCCACTGCCCGTCGGCGATGCTCAAGCTGGTGGACCAGCACCGCCTCGACGAGCTGGCAAACGACACCGTCTACCGCGCCGCGATCGACGCCGTCGTCAAAAACCTTGAGCAGCACAAGTGGCAGCCCGGCTGGATGCAGCGCAACAACCACACGGGCGACGACAGCGCCGGCACCATCGCGTACTTCTGCGCCGAGTTCGCCCTGACCGAATCCCTCCGCATCTACTCCGGCGGGCTCGGCGTCCTCGCGGGCGACCACCTCAAGTCCGCCAGCGACCTCGGCCTCCCGCTCATCGCCGTCGGGCTCCTCTACCGCCACGGCTACTTCCAGCAGTACCTCACCGCCGACGGCTGGCAGATGGAAGACCGCCCGCGCCAGGACTTCGACAAACTCCCCGTGACGCCCGTGACGCATGACAACGGCGAGCCGGTGCGCGTCACCGTGCGCCTGCCCAAGCGTGATGTCACCGTCGCGCTATGGAAGGCCGAGGTCGGCCGCGTCCCGCTCTACCTGCTCGACACCGACCTGCCCGAGAACGAATCGGCCGACCGCGAGATCACCGCGCAGCTCTACGGCGGCGACATGGATATGCGCATCCGGCAGGAAGTCGTCCTCGGCATCGGCGGCGTCCGCGCCCTCGAAGCCATCGGCATCCGCCCCGAGGTCTGCCACATGAACGAAGGCCACTCCGCCTTCCTCGCGCTCGAGCGCATCCGCCGACTGATCGAAGAGCACAACCTGCCCTTCGATGAGGCCCGGCAGGCCGCGATGGCGAGCCACGTGTTCACCACGCACACGCCGGTGCCCGCCGGGATCGACCGCTTCCCCGCCGAGCTGGTAAGAAGCTACATGGCCGAGTACCACGACTCTCTCCGGCTCGATATGGAAGGACTCCTCGCGCTGGGCCGAGACGACGTTTTCAACAAGGACGAGCCGTTCTCCATGGCGACCCTCGCCATCCGCACCAGCGACTGGTGCAACGGCGTCTCCGCGCTGCACGGCGAGGTCTCGCGCACCATGTGGCAACGCATCTGGCCCGGCGTCCCGGCGCAGGAAGTCCCCATCGGCCACGTCACTAACGGCGTCCACACCGGCACCTGGCTCGCCCGCCCGATCGCGCAGGCACTCGATGCGCAAGGCCAAACAGACGAAACGCTCAGTGCCCAGAGCGAAGAAAAACGCTTCGCCGGGATCCACGATGTCGCCGACGAGGCCCTCTGGTCGATCCACGAGGACCGCCGACGCAAACTCATCGACTACACCAAACGCGACGATCCGACCCGGCCCGCACGGCTGGGTCCCGTCCGGCACGCCGACAACGACCTTGATCCCAATGCGCTCACCATCGGCTTTGCGCGTCGCTTCGCGACCTACAAGCGCGGCGACCTGTTCCTGCGCGACGCCGACCGCCTGGTCCGTCTGCTGCGCGACACCGATCGGCCGATCCAGTTCGTCATCGCCGGCAAGGCCCACCCCGCGGACGGCGGGGGCAAGGCGATCATCCAGCAGCTCGTGCGCTTCACCCACGAGCACGGCCTCGCCGGACGCATCGTGTTCCTCGAAAACTACAACATGCACGTCGCCCGCTACCTCGTGCAGGGCTGCGACGTCTGGCTCAACAACCCCCGCCGCGGCATGGAGGCCTCGGGCACCAGCGGCATGAAGGCCGCGCTCAACGGCGTGCTCAACTGCTCCATCCTCGACGGCTGGTGGGACGAGGCCTACACCCCCGAGGTCGGCTGGGCGATCGGCTACCGCGAGGACCAGCCCAACCCCGACACCGCCGACGACATCGAGTCGCGCTCGCTCTACGCGCTGCTCGAGAACACGATCATCCCCATGTTCTACGACCGCGATGCGCAGGGCGTCCCGCGGCGCTGGGTCGCGATGATGAAGGACTGTATTGCTAAGCTCGGCCGCGACTACAACACCAGCCGGATGGTTGGCCAGTACGCCCAGCAGTTCTACCTGCCCGCGATGCGCCGCCAGCACGCGCTGATGGCCGACGGGCTCGAGAAGTCCGTCGCGCGTTCGGCGCAGAAAGACAAGCTCCGCGCGGCCTGGCCGAGCGTGAAGTTCGTGTCGGTCAACACCCAGGGTGATGTGCCGATCCAGCAGGGCCAGCCGATGCACATTGAGGCCGCCGTCGCGCTGGCGGGGCTCGCTCCCGAAGATGTCCGCGTGCAGGCGCTGGTCGGCCCGCTCGACGACGCCGGCGTGATCCAGGACGCGCGGTGCATCGACCTGAGCTACACCGACGGCGACCAGGGCAATGCGCGCTACCTGCTCGATCTTGCCACCGACCGCTGCGGCGGGTTCGGTGTTGCGTTGCGTGTGGTACCGGGCGGCGAACTCCTGCAGGGCGTGACCGAGCCGGGGCTCATCCGCTGGCACGGCGAGCCGGTCGTCGAGCCCAAGCCCAAGCGCGTCCTCGAACCCGCGCTGTAG
- a CDS encoding MotA/TolQ/ExbB proton channel family protein: protein MLYTLAITFPDLMSRGGPVMWVLLVISVVALTLILERAWFFARTNSAGRRGRVIDVSRKLRHGDRAGAASFATSDSSVYGDAVRRLLDEPPTEAGAVEVVELQRARLERFLPTLSTIITAAPMLGILGTVIGIVGAFDRLSGGREQLDLNLLSGDIGEALITTAAGLVVALVTLFPYNLFRGQVERSLSRLESLAASGLGGGTADQAG from the coding sequence ATGCTCTACACCCTTGCCATCACGTTTCCCGACCTCATGTCCCGCGGTGGGCCGGTGATGTGGGTGCTGCTGGTGATCAGTGTCGTCGCGCTGACGCTGATCCTCGAACGCGCGTGGTTCTTTGCCCGGACCAACAGCGCGGGCCGGCGCGGCAGGGTCATCGACGTCTCCCGAAAGCTCCGCCACGGCGACCGCGCCGGCGCTGCTTCCTTTGCAACGTCCGACAGCAGCGTCTATGGCGACGCGGTCAGGCGTCTGCTCGATGAGCCGCCGACCGAGGCCGGGGCCGTCGAAGTCGTCGAGCTCCAGCGTGCCCGGCTTGAACGCTTCCTGCCCACGCTCTCAACCATCATCACCGCCGCGCCGATGCTCGGCATCCTGGGCACCGTGATCGGAATCGTCGGCGCGTTCGACCGGCTCTCGGGCGGGCGGGAACAGCTCGACCTCAACCTCCTCTCGGGCGATATCGGCGAGGCCCTCATCACCACCGCCGCCGGGCTCGTTGTCGCACTGGTCACGCTCTTCCCCTACAACCTCTTCCGCGGGCAGGTCGAGCGCTCGCTCTCCCGGCTCGAATCCCTCGCCGCCAGCGGGCTCGGCGGCGGAACGGCCGACCAGGCCGGCTGA
- a CDS encoding transketolase, protein MSLDSTIHAKAVDLTKLAYEMTAAAGSGHPTTAASLAHLVTALMYKHMRYEPTNPAHPAADRLVLSEGHAVPIVYAACADKGVAFGKDRASWKPMTRADAMTLREMDSCIDGHPNPIEGFPFFDTATGSLGQGLSSAAGLALAARLDGLDKRIFCIIGDGESREGQVWEAVDFLRDHDLRAVCPIFNCNAYAQTQQVSPQQSAETTAKKLEAAGYEAIVVDGHKPSEIVGALEKHAAAQDDAGAAPVAIVAQTVKGWGADSQQGNGHHGTAVKGDALKDVLAELDKTGRALGAIADTPLKVGTMSPRPDRAKAEAKKPLSFEKAMLAFGQEDALAGGKYATRKAYGVALRAIGHAYPQTVALDADVNNSTFTQAFVQDGALADRFFECRIAEQNMFSVAAGLAAAGKTPFCSTFAKFVTRGYDQIEMAINSGCPLKIAGSHAGISLGADGPSQMALPDVAWFSSFATMRHNTNDKPGMYVLTPSDAYSCYALTCAAAEHDGSVYLRTLRPETEFLYAEDDEFTLGGHQVLMEGTDLLIIASGYMVHEVNKALEQLDDVHIEPMVVDLYSLPYDEDAILDLANQCNGLVLTVEDNYGNGMGAHIASTVAASGDGFSVEQMFVRRIPKSGKSPDDLMRYCGLSADDIAKKAIAMMDAAPV, encoded by the coding sequence ATGTCGCTTGATTCGACGATCCACGCCAAGGCCGTAGACCTCACCAAGCTCGCGTACGAGATGACCGCCGCCGCCGGCTCGGGCCACCCGACCACGGCCGCGTCGCTGGCGCACCTTGTGACCGCGCTGATGTACAAGCACATGCGCTACGAGCCCACCAACCCCGCGCACCCCGCTGCCGACCGGCTCGTGCTGTCCGAAGGCCACGCCGTTCCGATCGTCTACGCCGCGTGTGCCGACAAGGGCGTCGCGTTTGGCAAGGACAGGGCGAGCTGGAAGCCGATGACCCGCGCCGACGCGATGACGCTGCGCGAAATGGACTCGTGCATCGACGGCCACCCCAACCCGATCGAGGGCTTCCCCTTCTTCGACACCGCCACCGGCTCGCTGGGCCAGGGGCTCAGCAGCGCGGCGGGCCTCGCGCTTGCTGCGCGGCTCGATGGTCTTGACAAACGCATCTTCTGCATCATCGGCGACGGGGAATCACGCGAGGGGCAGGTCTGGGAAGCGGTCGATTTCCTGCGCGACCACGACCTCCGTGCCGTGTGCCCGATCTTCAACTGCAACGCCTACGCGCAGACCCAGCAGGTCAGCCCGCAGCAGTCGGCCGAGACGACCGCGAAGAAACTCGAAGCCGCCGGGTATGAAGCGATCGTCGTTGATGGCCATAAGCCCAGTGAGATCGTGGGTGCGCTGGAAAAACACGCTGCGGCACAGGACGACGCGGGCGCGGCACCGGTCGCGATCGTCGCCCAAACGGTCAAGGGCTGGGGTGCGGACTCGCAGCAGGGCAACGGCCACCACGGCACGGCCGTCAAGGGCGACGCACTCAAAGACGTCCTCGCCGAACTCGACAAGACGGGCCGCGCCTTGGGCGCGATCGCCGACACCCCGCTCAAGGTCGGCACGATGTCGCCCCGCCCCGACCGCGCCAAGGCCGAGGCGAAAAAGCCGCTGTCTTTCGAGAAAGCGATGCTGGCCTTTGGCCAGGAAGACGCGCTGGCCGGCGGCAAGTACGCGACACGCAAGGCCTACGGCGTCGCGCTCCGCGCGATTGGGCACGCCTATCCACAGACCGTCGCGCTCGACGCCGATGTCAACAACTCGACCTTCACGCAGGCGTTCGTCCAAGACGGTGCGCTGGCCGACCGCTTCTTCGAGTGCCGCATCGCCGAGCAGAACATGTTCAGCGTCGCGGCCGGCCTCGCGGCGGCGGGCAAGACACCGTTCTGCTCGACATTCGCCAAGTTCGTGACCCGCGGCTACGACCAGATCGAGATGGCGATCAACTCGGGCTGTCCGCTCAAGATCGCCGGCAGCCACGCGGGCATCTCGCTGGGCGCGGATGGGCCCTCGCAGATGGCGCTGCCCGATGTCGCCTGGTTCAGCAGCTTCGCGACGATGCGGCACAACACCAACGATAAGCCCGGCATGTATGTCTTGACGCCCTCCGATGCGTACTCGTGCTACGCGCTGACCTGCGCCGCGGCCGAGCACGACGGCTCGGTCTACCTCCGCACGCTGCGTCCCGAGACCGAGTTCCTCTACGCCGAGGACGACGAATTCACGTTGGGTGGGCACCAGGTCCTGATGGAGGGCACCGACCTGCTCATCATCGCCAGCGGCTACATGGTCCACGAGGTGAATAAGGCGCTCGAGCAGCTCGACGATGTCCACATCGAGCCGATGGTCGTCGATCTCTACTCGCTGCCTTATGATGAGGACGCGATCCTTGACCTCGCCAACCAGTGCAACGGGCTTGTACTCACTGTGGAAGACAACTACGGCAACGGCATGGGCGCGCATATCGCGAGTACTGTTGCTGCCAGCGGCGACGGCTTCAGCGTCGAGCAGATGTTCGTCAGGCGTATCCCGAAGTCCGGCAAGAGCCCCGACGACCTGATGCGCTACTGTGGTCTCAGCGCGGATGACATCGCGAAGAAAGCCATCGCGATGATGGACGCGGCGCCGGTGTAA
- a CDS encoding NUDIX domain-containing protein, with protein MTPTPPPTIERHAARVLLLDPDDRLLLFRCQEPGAGRSFWITPGGGLEGGETHEQAARRELKEETGLDCTALGPCVWKRTHTFPWLKQTFRQHERFYLLRCDGHAVDPAQQTREELMVLAESRWWHANEIAQATREHFAPSGLSRWLLRLLREGAPGEPWDVGV; from the coding sequence ATGACACCCACGCCCCCACCAACCATCGAACGCCACGCCGCCCGCGTGCTCCTGCTCGATCCCGACGACCGGCTGCTGCTGTTCCGCTGCCAGGAGCCGGGCGCGGGCCGCTCGTTCTGGATCACGCCCGGCGGCGGGCTCGAAGGAGGCGAAACCCACGAGCAGGCCGCGCGGCGCGAGCTCAAGGAAGAGACAGGCCTCGACTGCACGGCGCTCGGCCCCTGCGTCTGGAAACGCACGCACACCTTCCCCTGGCTCAAACAGACCTTCCGCCAGCACGAACGCTTCTACCTGCTGCGGTGCGACGGCCACGCGGTCGACCCCGCGCAGCAGACCCGTGAAGAGTTGATGGTCCTGGCCGAGTCGCGCTGGTGGCACGCCAACGAGATCGCGCAGGCGACACGGGAACACTTCGCGCCGTCGGGGCTGTCGCGCTGGCTCTTGCGACTGCTGCGCGAAGGCGCGCCGGGCGAGCCGTGGGATGTCGGGGTGTAG